One Natrinema longum genomic window carries:
- a CDS encoding acyltransferase translates to MTKRYVSLPEEAEAGMREFIDEVDRRLSSDEDTCSVVEDVLIDLSGDREAYERWQRGESVSPAERVRLQSYDPCNTTLESEYYAEKDEERFRRSKHLQWLWRQFDSLPIADNVEFALRFRRMLADHLFEECGDDCRFFKGISFTYGHNITIGDNTVVHDDVHLDDRGKLTIGDRVSISDGVHIYSHDHDVVDQTEVRNYHTIVEDDVRLTYDAMVRAGCKVGENAIVGARGIVQHDIPAHHIALGMPAKSVKIKPGWEDVATPIDDAGTNRQEQRHLEYDLPDDLAVFDEFQRDRQRPE, encoded by the coding sequence ATGACAAAGCGGTACGTGTCGCTCCCCGAGGAGGCGGAAGCGGGGATGCGCGAGTTCATCGACGAGGTCGATCGACGGCTCTCGAGCGACGAGGATACCTGCTCGGTCGTCGAGGACGTCCTGATCGATCTCTCGGGAGACCGCGAGGCATACGAGCGCTGGCAGCGCGGCGAGTCGGTTTCGCCGGCCGAACGCGTCCGCCTGCAGAGTTACGATCCCTGCAATACGACCCTCGAGAGCGAATACTACGCCGAGAAAGACGAGGAACGGTTCCGCCGCTCGAAACACCTCCAGTGGCTCTGGCGACAGTTCGATAGCCTGCCGATCGCGGACAACGTCGAGTTCGCCCTGCGATTCAGACGGATGCTCGCCGACCACCTCTTCGAGGAGTGTGGCGACGACTGCCGGTTCTTCAAGGGGATCTCGTTTACCTACGGCCACAACATCACGATCGGCGACAACACCGTCGTCCACGACGACGTCCACCTCGACGACCGCGGGAAACTCACCATCGGCGATCGCGTCTCGATCTCCGATGGCGTCCACATCTACAGCCACGATCACGACGTCGTCGACCAGACCGAGGTCCGCAACTACCACACCATCGTCGAGGACGACGTTCGCCTCACCTACGACGCGATGGTTCGTGCCGGCTGCAAGGTCGGCGAAAACGCCATCGTCGGCGCACGCGGCATCGTTCAACATGACATCCCCGCCCACCACATCGCGCTCGGAATGCCCGCGAAAAGCGTCAAGATCAAGCCAGGCTGGGAGGACGTCGCTACGCCCATCGACGACGCCGGCACCAATCGGCAGGAACAGCGCCACCTCGAGTACGACCTCCCCGACGATCTCGCGGTCTTCGACGAGTTCCAGCGCGACAGACAACGGCCCGAGTAG
- a CDS encoding preprotein translocase subunit SecD, with product MSAIKDNWRVLLLALFIGFAVVALFIPGGIVADDSLGGNESVQSSPTNLEFGLGLEGGTRIRVPVTGMTAEDIASDAVSDNGQVDEERLEELESTLQNELDLDPADTNVNVQDDGTVTAEVFTDDVTEAEFASALQSANVDASEDDIRDGVTQQTRDQIIETIQTKINAAGLSGGTAYQSATLGEDYYIVVEVPNMGASELRSLLSERGVVEVQAYYPTENGTHTNETVLTGDRIADIDPPEQNQRGDGYFVPVQVREDAAPGFQQQMNDLGFTSEGVGQCSLRGDGEDINFNHEGQQYCLLTVVDGEVIDAHSMGDDSRSGTGLATSMRNGEWANDPTFQMGAPDQERAQSLSVNLRAGSLRAPLDMENNQVYSIEASHAEQFKEYSLLIGLLSVITVSGVVYSRYTDTRVALPMIVTAMAEVVILLGFAALIRMPLDLSHVAGFIAVVGTGVDDLVIIADEVMDEGDVSSVRVFQSRFRKAFWVIGAAAATTVVALSPLAVLSLGDLKGFAIITILGVFIGVLITRPAYGDILRRLLTDR from the coding sequence ATGAGCGCGATCAAGGACAACTGGCGCGTCCTCCTGCTCGCCCTGTTCATCGGCTTTGCCGTCGTCGCGCTCTTCATCCCCGGCGGCATCGTCGCAGACGACAGCCTCGGCGGAAACGAGAGCGTCCAGAGCAGTCCGACCAACCTCGAGTTCGGCCTCGGACTCGAGGGCGGGACCCGAATCAGGGTCCCAGTCACCGGTATGACCGCCGAGGACATCGCGTCCGATGCAGTCAGTGACAACGGGCAGGTCGACGAGGAGCGACTCGAGGAGCTCGAGTCGACGTTACAGAACGAACTCGACCTCGATCCCGCCGACACCAACGTCAACGTTCAGGACGACGGGACCGTCACGGCGGAGGTGTTCACCGACGACGTAACCGAAGCCGAGTTCGCCAGCGCCCTGCAGTCGGCGAACGTCGACGCGTCCGAGGACGACATTCGCGACGGCGTCACCCAACAGACCCGCGATCAGATAATCGAGACGATTCAGACGAAGATCAACGCAGCGGGGCTCTCCGGCGGGACGGCCTACCAGTCGGCAACGCTGGGCGAGGACTACTACATCGTCGTCGAGGTGCCCAACATGGGTGCCAGCGAACTCCGGAGTCTCCTCTCCGAGCGCGGTGTCGTCGAGGTGCAAGCCTACTACCCGACCGAAAACGGCACTCACACGAACGAGACGGTGCTGACGGGCGACAGAATCGCCGATATCGACCCGCCGGAACAGAACCAGCGGGGCGACGGCTATTTCGTCCCGGTACAGGTCCGCGAGGACGCCGCACCGGGATTCCAACAGCAGATGAACGACCTCGGGTTCACGAGTGAGGGCGTCGGACAGTGCAGCCTCCGCGGCGACGGCGAAGACATCAACTTCAACCACGAGGGGCAACAGTACTGTCTCCTCACCGTCGTCGACGGGGAGGTCATCGACGCCCACAGCATGGGCGACGATTCGAGATCGGGCACCGGGCTCGCGACCTCCATGCGAAACGGCGAGTGGGCGAACGATCCGACCTTCCAGATGGGCGCACCGGATCAGGAGCGAGCACAGTCGCTGTCGGTCAATCTCCGAGCCGGGAGCCTGCGTGCCCCACTGGACATGGAGAACAATCAGGTCTACTCGATCGAGGCCAGTCACGCCGAACAGTTCAAGGAGTACTCCTTACTGATCGGACTGCTCTCGGTGATTACCGTCAGTGGCGTCGTCTACTCCCGATACACGGACACGCGCGTCGCCTTGCCGATGATCGTCACGGCGATGGCGGAGGTGGTGATCCTGCTCGGGTTCGCGGCGCTGATACGCATGCCACTTGACCTCTCCCACGTCGCCGGATTCATCGCCGTCGTCGGGACCGGGGTCGACGACCTCGTGATCATCGCCGACGAGGTGATGGACGAAGGGGACGTCAGCTCCGTCCGGGTCTTCCAATCGCGGTTCCGCAAGGCGTTCTGGGTCATCGGTGCCGCCGCGGCGACGACCGTCGTTGCTCTCTCACCGCTGGCGGTCCTGAGCCTCGGTGACCTCAAGGGATTCGCGATCATCACCATCCTCGGCGTGTTTATCGGCGTTCTCATCACCCGGCCCGCCTACGGTGACATCCTGCGACGGCTGTTGACCGACAGGTAG
- the secF gene encoding protein translocase subunit SecF — MAYFDVPEIDYTRYSNRQLAAVPLAVLAVALLVLSGSFLVYGSPVPLGMDFTGGSELTVQTTTPEGEIPAAFEETPESVTGTAGANQYIVRFSETDAQSLSDQAESNLEQDGDADIVQSVLSTSASFGAGSQQTAMIGLVVAFVGMSAIAFILFRTFVPSIAIVLSAFSDLVIPLAFMRLAGIPLSLGTVAGLLMLIGYSVDSDILLNNHVLRRSGDFYESTHRAMRTGVTMTVTSMAAMLVMWISASIFGIDLLASIGIILFVGLAADLMNTYMLNLSLLRWYKFEGVRS, encoded by the coding sequence ATGGCGTATTTCGACGTACCGGAGATCGATTACACCCGGTACAGCAACCGCCAGCTCGCGGCGGTTCCGCTCGCGGTTCTCGCAGTTGCACTGCTCGTTCTCAGCGGCTCGTTTCTCGTATACGGCTCGCCGGTTCCGTTGGGAATGGACTTCACCGGTGGATCGGAACTGACCGTCCAGACGACGACGCCGGAAGGCGAGATTCCAGCGGCGTTCGAGGAGACGCCCGAATCCGTGACCGGAACGGCGGGTGCCAACCAGTATATCGTCCGCTTCTCCGAGACTGACGCACAGTCCCTGAGCGATCAGGCCGAGTCGAACCTCGAGCAGGACGGCGACGCCGATATCGTCCAGTCAGTGTTGTCGACCTCGGCGAGTTTCGGCGCGGGGAGCCAACAGACGGCCATGATCGGGCTCGTCGTAGCGTTCGTTGGGATGAGCGCGATCGCGTTCATCCTCTTTCGAACGTTCGTCCCGTCGATCGCGATCGTTCTCTCGGCGTTTTCCGACCTCGTGATCCCGCTTGCGTTCATGCGCCTCGCCGGGATCCCGCTCTCCCTGGGGACGGTCGCGGGCTTGCTGATGCTCATCGGGTACTCGGTCGACTCCGATATCCTGTTGAACAACCACGTTCTGCGTCGGAGCGGTGACTTCTACGAAAGCACCCACCGCGCGATGCGGACCGGTGTCACGATGACGGTCACGTCGATGGCCGCGATGCTCGTCATGTGGATCTCCGCGTCCATCTTCGGTATCGACCTGCTGGCATCGATCGGTATCATCCTGTTCGTCGGCCTCGCAGCCGACCTGATGAACACCTACATGTTGAATCTGAGCTTGCTTCGCTGGTACAAGTTCGAGGGGGTGCGATCATGA
- a CDS encoding DUF7563 family protein yields the protein MPVCTSCGYNVSYDFARAHGENGTVDWCPRCRQNQ from the coding sequence ATGCCCGTTTGTACTTCCTGTGGATATAACGTTTCGTACGATTTCGCCCGCGCTCACGGTGAGAACGGGACTGTCGACTGGTGTCCACGCTGTCGGCAGAATCAGTAG
- a CDS encoding CPBP family intramembrane glutamic endopeptidase, giving the protein MTETARADEAGPIASDVVPGIGTVLAGITMVALLVPVRRGVDDPIVLAGVGFALAAVLTFLVRRHAGLERRIGGPIAAGSSVLVVLLAGYALNQGVTAPAALPTGSVSIPVVFVAFVTAGLAAAMGVADYYGITPTGLKRRSLQVVSLSAVGLAGLLATPVVIAILAIPIVPLLEPLSTFEEAVFTQVSMAIGAMLVTAGYLAMTDRDLSFIDLRRPTLRELGWIVGGLFVLFGALFAISTLMQSAGVESADHSTTQRAQDNPELMLILAPLAILIIGPFEELLYRNVIQKSLYETFSRPGAVAVASVIFAAVHVLAYATAGIGAVIASLGTIFGLSIVLGTIYERTDNLLVPALIHGVYNAVTFVSLYFTYG; this is encoded by the coding sequence ATGACCGAGACCGCACGGGCCGACGAGGCCGGCCCGATCGCCTCCGACGTCGTTCCGGGGATCGGGACCGTCCTGGCCGGAATCACGATGGTCGCACTGCTCGTCCCCGTTCGCCGCGGCGTCGACGACCCGATCGTCCTCGCCGGTGTCGGCTTCGCCCTCGCGGCGGTCCTCACGTTTCTGGTTCGACGCCACGCCGGGCTCGAGCGACGGATCGGGGGACCGATCGCCGCCGGGTCGAGCGTTCTGGTCGTGTTGCTCGCCGGCTACGCGCTGAATCAGGGGGTTACCGCGCCCGCCGCTTTGCCGACGGGGTCGGTGTCGATACCGGTCGTCTTCGTCGCGTTCGTCACGGCGGGGCTGGCCGCTGCGATGGGGGTCGCCGACTACTACGGAATCACCCCGACGGGACTCAAGCGCCGGAGTCTGCAAGTCGTGTCACTGTCTGCCGTCGGGCTCGCAGGACTCCTCGCGACACCGGTCGTGATCGCGATCCTCGCGATTCCGATCGTCCCGCTTCTCGAGCCGCTCTCGACGTTCGAAGAAGCCGTCTTCACCCAGGTATCGATGGCTATCGGTGCGATGCTCGTCACCGCGGGCTACCTCGCCATGACCGACCGTGACCTGTCCTTTATCGACCTCCGCCGACCTACGCTACGGGAACTGGGCTGGATCGTCGGCGGGCTGTTCGTCCTCTTCGGGGCGCTCTTTGCAATCTCCACGCTCATGCAGTCGGCTGGCGTCGAGAGCGCCGATCACTCGACGACCCAGCGAGCCCAGGACAACCCTGAACTGATGCTGATACTGGCTCCTCTCGCGATTTTGATTATCGGTCCGTTCGAGGAACTGCTCTACCGGAACGTGATTCAGAAGTCCCTGTACGAGACGTTCTCGCGCCCCGGGGCCGTCGCCGTGGCCAGCGTGATCTTCGCCGCAGTACACGTCCTCGCGTACGCCACTGCCGGTATCGGTGCGGTGATTGCCAGTTTGGGGACGATATTCGGGCTCTCGATCGTCCTCGGAACGATCTACGAACGAACGGACAACCTCCTCGTACCGGCACTGATCCACGGGGTGTACAACGCAGTGACGTTCGTGAGCCTGTATTTCACCTACGGCTGA
- a CDS encoding aldo/keto reductase produces the protein MQYSELGDSGVEVSEVGFGAWTVGTDWWGDRSEEDAIEMLQYAVEQGITYVDTGDVYGHGRSEELVGRALSDVREDVTVATKVGYDFYNNPQAGHGELPKEMDPEYLRDAVDKSLDRLGLESVDLLQLHNADVEEITPDVLELLDELEEEGKIEAVGLALGPSIGWLAEGDLAIEEEFDSVQLVWNVLEQEVGNHFLETIERTGSATSLIPRVPHSSGILNEQVTPDTELGEGDHRGFRPEEWYETGWEKLEQLRFLERDGERTMGQASIAWLLSHDPVATVTPTFRTTDDIDEWAAASDVPKLTDEELTRVAELYEADFDIDRDDGMDALRSSVGGEDIESAGLDKLAAD, from the coding sequence ATGCAATACAGCGAACTCGGCGACTCCGGAGTCGAGGTCAGCGAGGTCGGTTTCGGCGCGTGGACCGTCGGCACCGACTGGTGGGGCGACCGCTCGGAAGAAGACGCCATCGAGATGCTCCAGTACGCCGTCGAGCAGGGGATCACGTACGTCGATACGGGCGACGTCTACGGCCACGGCCGCAGCGAGGAACTGGTCGGACGGGCGCTTTCCGACGTCCGCGAGGACGTCACCGTCGCGACCAAGGTCGGCTACGACTTCTACAACAACCCGCAGGCCGGCCACGGTGAACTCCCCAAGGAGATGGATCCGGAGTACCTCCGGGACGCCGTCGACAAAAGCCTCGATCGGCTCGGGCTCGAGTCGGTCGACCTGCTCCAACTCCACAACGCCGACGTCGAGGAGATCACCCCCGACGTGCTCGAACTGCTCGACGAACTCGAGGAGGAGGGCAAGATCGAGGCCGTCGGCCTCGCGTTGGGCCCCTCGATCGGGTGGCTCGCCGAGGGCGATCTGGCGATCGAGGAGGAGTTCGACTCCGTCCAGTTGGTCTGGAACGTACTCGAGCAGGAGGTGGGGAACCACTTCCTCGAGACGATCGAGCGAACGGGCTCCGCGACGAGTCTGATTCCTCGCGTGCCCCACTCGTCGGGCATCCTCAACGAACAGGTCACCCCCGACACCGAACTCGGCGAGGGCGACCATCGTGGCTTCCGCCCCGAGGAGTGGTACGAGACCGGCTGGGAGAAACTCGAGCAGTTGCGATTCCTCGAGCGAGACGGCGAGCGGACCATGGGCCAGGCGTCGATCGCGTGGCTCCTGAGCCACGATCCCGTCGCGACCGTGACGCCGACGTTCCGCACCACGGACGACATCGACGAGTGGGCCGCGGCCAGCGACGTGCCGAAGCTCACCGACGAGGAGCTGACGCGCGTCGCGGAGCTGTACGAAGCCGACTTCGACATCGACCGCGACGACGGAATGGACGCGCTTCGCTCGTCGGTCGGGGGCGAGGACATCGAATCCGCCGGACTGGACAAGCTCGCGGCCGACTGA
- a CDS encoding glucose-6-phosphate isomerase, which yields MNVDIGNALASVASPGVSRESLERLDEQVAVAHERIEEGMANEEHGYEALNLPQRTDPDEIRATVEPVADAEILITVGIGGSSLGAATITNALDSDTETVFLDNVDPEWVSSHLERLPLENAAINVVSRSGKTAETLANFLVVREAFESAGVDWTERTIVTTGDSGPLRDLAERHGLPSLMVPDGVPGRFSALSAVGMVAASVCGHDLEALLAGAAAERETLTGSLFDCPAYAYGATTYALDQRGAGVNAVMPYAESLETSAEWFAQLWAESLGKDDLGQTPVRALGVTDQHSQLQLYRAGPRDKLVTFVTTGERPDRSIPATDVDELAYLGDATLGELLEAEFEATEASLAAAGRPNVRVELEAVDEYELGGLLYGLEAACVLAGELYGVNTFEQPAVEWAKKATRGLLGGGEFEEADAVAEKTELRVER from the coding sequence ATGAACGTCGATATCGGTAACGCACTCGCGTCCGTCGCGTCGCCGGGCGTCTCGAGGGAGTCCCTCGAACGACTGGACGAGCAGGTAGCGGTTGCCCACGAGCGAATCGAGGAAGGGATGGCGAACGAGGAACACGGCTACGAGGCGCTGAACCTTCCCCAGCGAACGGACCCCGACGAGATCCGAGCCACAGTGGAGCCGGTCGCCGACGCCGAGATCCTCATCACCGTCGGCATCGGCGGCAGTTCGCTCGGCGCGGCGACGATCACGAACGCGCTCGACTCGGACACCGAGACCGTCTTCCTCGACAACGTCGACCCCGAGTGGGTCTCGAGCCACCTCGAGCGACTCCCACTCGAGAACGCGGCAATCAACGTCGTGTCCCGGTCGGGGAAGACGGCGGAGACGCTGGCGAACTTCCTCGTCGTCCGCGAGGCGTTCGAGTCGGCCGGCGTCGACTGGACCGAGCGAACGATCGTCACGACCGGCGACTCGGGCCCGCTTCGCGACCTCGCGGAGCGACACGGGCTGCCGTCGCTGATGGTTCCCGACGGTGTTCCGGGTCGTTTCTCCGCGCTGTCGGCGGTCGGCATGGTCGCCGCGTCCGTCTGCGGACACGACCTCGAGGCCCTGCTCGCGGGCGCGGCCGCCGAGCGCGAGACCCTGACGGGCTCGCTGTTCGACTGTCCGGCCTACGCCTACGGTGCGACGACCTACGCGCTGGATCAGCGGGGTGCCGGGGTCAACGCCGTGATGCCCTACGCGGAGTCCCTCGAGACGTCCGCGGAGTGGTTCGCCCAGTTGTGGGCCGAGAGCCTGGGAAAAGACGACCTCGGCCAGACGCCCGTGCGGGCACTCGGCGTCACCGACCAACACTCGCAGCTCCAGCTCTATCGTGCGGGCCCACGGGACAAACTCGTCACCTTCGTCACGACAGGGGAGCGTCCGGACCGGTCGATCCCGGCGACTGACGTCGACGAGCTGGCGTATCTGGGCGACGCGACGCTGGGCGAACTGCTCGAGGCGGAGTTCGAAGCCACGGAAGCGAGCCTCGCGGCCGCCGGCCGACCGAACGTCCGCGTCGAACTCGAGGCCGTCGACGAGTACGAACTCGGGGGTCTACTGTACGGGCTGGAAGCCGCCTGCGTGCTCGCGGGCGAACTCTACGGCGTGAACACCTTCGAGCAGCCGGCCGTCGAGTGGGCGAAGAAGGCGACTCGCGGCCTGCTCGGCGGTGGCGAGTTCGAAGAGGCCGACGCTGTCGCCGAGAAAACCGAGCTTCGGGTAGAGCGATAG
- the infB gene encoding translation initiation factor IF-2 translates to MSDTDTRDPTSLRTPIVAVLGHVDHGKTSLLDKIRGSAVIEGEAGAITQHIGATAVPLDIISTIAGDLVDPDDFDLPGLLFIDTPGHHSFTTLRSRGGALADIAILVVDVNDGFQPQTLEALDILKRSETPFIVAANKIDTVPGWKENEDSPINDTYEAQTDRVRERLDESLYEIIGNLSDEGFSADLYWRVQNFQRNVGVVPVSAMTGEGVPDLLTVMMGLSQRYMKEEMEIDVAGPGVGTVLEVKEEKGFGTTIDTVLYDGTIRSDDRIVVGGQNEPIVTDVRALLQPRPLAEIRTESRFEKVDEVSAASGIKVAAPELADAMAGAPVRVVRDRDIDEVVAEVQAELADIAVDTAEEGVVVKADTLGSLEAMADALDDAEVPIVRAEVGDVAPRDVSVASTAEDGKQKAILGFNVDTLEDANQRAEIEDVTIFTDEVIYQLIEEYEEYVEGIEQAQQDTILENITRPARFRILPDHTFRQNDPAVVGVEVNSGTIQNNANVVKFEGNEPDRVGQVKGIQEQGEDVDEARAGNRVSVAIEGPTVGRGIEEDDELWIEIPEKHAKILEQELASEIPGDELEALNMYLDKQRSRDPFWGK, encoded by the coding sequence ATGTCGGATACGGATACACGCGACCCCACATCTCTCAGAACGCCGATCGTCGCCGTCCTCGGACACGTCGATCACGGCAAGACAAGTCTCCTCGATAAGATCCGCGGCTCCGCGGTCATCGAGGGCGAAGCAGGCGCGATCACCCAGCACATCGGCGCGACCGCCGTTCCGCTGGACATCATCTCCACGATCGCAGGCGATCTCGTCGACCCGGACGACTTCGACCTCCCCGGCCTCCTCTTTATCGACACGCCGGGTCACCACTCCTTTACGACGCTGCGATCGCGTGGGGGCGCGCTGGCCGACATCGCCATTCTCGTCGTCGACGTCAACGACGGCTTCCAGCCCCAGACGCTCGAGGCCCTGGACATCCTCAAGCGCTCGGAAACCCCCTTCATCGTCGCGGCGAACAAGATCGACACCGTTCCGGGCTGGAAGGAAAACGAGGACTCCCCGATCAACGACACCTACGAGGCCCAGACCGATCGCGTGCGCGAGCGCCTCGACGAGAGCCTCTACGAGATCATCGGGAACCTCTCGGACGAGGGCTTTTCCGCCGACCTCTACTGGCGGGTCCAGAACTTCCAGCGCAACGTCGGCGTCGTCCCCGTCTCGGCGATGACCGGCGAGGGCGTCCCCGACCTCCTGACCGTCATGATGGGGCTCTCCCAGCGCTACATGAAAGAGGAGATGGAGATCGACGTCGCCGGCCCAGGCGTCGGCACCGTCCTCGAGGTCAAAGAGGAGAAAGGGTTCGGGACGACGATCGATACGGTGCTGTACGACGGAACGATCCGTTCGGACGATCGGATCGTCGTCGGCGGACAGAACGAACCGATCGTCACCGACGTGCGCGCGTTGCTCCAGCCGCGGCCGCTCGCGGAAATCCGGACCGAGAGCCGGTTCGAGAAGGTCGACGAAGTGTCGGCCGCGTCCGGGATCAAGGTCGCCGCGCCCGAACTCGCGGACGCGATGGCCGGCGCGCCGGTCCGGGTCGTCCGCGACCGTGACATCGACGAGGTCGTCGCGGAGGTCCAGGCCGAACTCGCGGACATCGCCGTCGACACCGCCGAAGAGGGCGTCGTCGTCAAAGCCGACACCCTGGGCAGCCTCGAGGCGATGGCCGACGCCTTGGACGACGCGGAGGTGCCGATCGTCCGCGCGGAGGTCGGCGACGTCGCCCCGCGTGACGTCTCGGTGGCATCGACGGCCGAGGACGGGAAACAGAAGGCCATCCTCGGATTCAACGTCGATACCCTCGAGGACGCCAACCAGCGCGCGGAGATCGAGGACGTGACGATCTTCACCGACGAGGTCATTTATCAGCTCATCGAGGAGTACGAGGAGTACGTCGAGGGGATCGAGCAGGCCCAGCAGGATACCATCCTCGAGAACATCACCCGGCCCGCCCGCTTTCGCATCCTGCCGGATCACACCTTCCGCCAGAACGACCCCGCGGTCGTCGGCGTCGAGGTGAATTCGGGAACGATCCAGAACAACGCGAACGTCGTCAAGTTCGAGGGCAACGAGCCCGATCGGGTCGGCCAGGTCAAGGGCATTCAGGAGCAAGGCGAGGACGTCGACGAGGCCCGCGCGGGCAACCGCGTCTCCGTCGCCATCGAGGGACCCACCGTCGGACGAGGGATCGAGGAGGACGACGAGCTCTGGATCGAGATTCCCGAGAAACACGCGAAGATCCTCGAACAGGAACTCGCCAGCGAGATTCCCGGCGACGAACTCGAGGCGCTGAACATGTACCTCGACAAGCAGCGCAGCCGGGATCCCTTCTGGGGCAAGTAG
- a CDS encoding DUF5812 family protein: MTEKTGTFVVTHAESESAVVRDVETAQVHTLGSNPGLEVHDVLEATVAPEPPMEVTWEVIDVADRRTIELVDSDLEPTTHEKELAAESEIGDLVQKERAGTGEIHVFRVPESDVEPAAEDILADEETIARAARLEAVRVEVRRSADDGVVSVRYLPD, from the coding sequence ATGACCGAAAAGACCGGAACCTTCGTGGTCACGCACGCCGAGAGCGAGTCGGCGGTCGTCCGCGACGTCGAGACCGCACAGGTCCACACCCTCGGGTCGAACCCCGGCCTCGAGGTCCACGACGTCCTCGAGGCGACCGTCGCACCCGAGCCACCTATGGAGGTCACCTGGGAGGTGATCGACGTCGCCGACAGACGCACGATCGAACTGGTCGACAGCGACCTCGAGCCGACCACCCACGAGAAGGAGCTAGCCGCAGAGAGCGAGATCGGCGACCTCGTCCAGAAAGAACGGGCCGGCACCGGCGAGATCCACGTGTTCCGCGTCCCCGAATCCGACGTCGAACCCGCAGCGGAAGACATCCTCGCGGACGAGGAGACGATCGCTCGAGCGGCCCGACTCGAGGCCGTTCGGGTGGAAGTGCGTCGATCGGCCGACGACGGCGTCGTGAGCGTGCGATACCTGCCGGACTGA
- a CDS encoding NOB1 family endonuclease has product MYVLDSSAFIHDFHTTEQTATIPLVREELEDESAYRYDAMEGSGMHIHIPNDDTTEKVERAARESGDLEVLSDTDVRLVAASFELDGVLVTDDYAMQNVSEKLNVDVEVIAREGIDEQRHWRFQCQGCGREFDEEKDRCPICGSALARKNPS; this is encoded by the coding sequence ATGTACGTTCTCGACTCCTCCGCTTTTATCCACGACTTTCACACGACAGAACAGACTGCAACGATCCCACTCGTCCGCGAAGAACTCGAGGACGAGAGCGCCTATCGCTACGACGCGATGGAGGGATCGGGAATGCACATCCACATTCCCAACGACGATACCACCGAAAAGGTCGAGCGGGCCGCGCGTGAATCCGGCGACCTCGAGGTGCTCTCGGATACCGACGTTCGGCTCGTCGCGGCGAGTTTCGAACTCGACGGCGTGCTGGTGACCGACGACTACGCGATGCAAAACGTCTCGGAGAAACTCAACGTCGACGTCGAGGTGATCGCTCGGGAGGGGATCGACGAACAGCGCCACTGGCGGTTCCAGTGTCAGGGCTGTGGTCGGGAGTTCGACGAGGAGAAGGATCGGTGTCCGATCTGTGGGTCGGCGCTGGCCCGCAAGAATCCGTCGTAA
- a CDS encoding PRC-barrel domain-containing protein, with protein MSDILAENLSGKSVMGSDGTELGLLYNITMDLKSGKLHDLVIEPDEELPRRGVDFDLDDAGRFLVPVNRVQAVKDYIVVQR; from the coding sequence ATGAGCGATATACTCGCTGAAAACCTCTCGGGGAAGTCCGTCATGGGGTCCGACGGCACCGAGCTTGGACTGCTCTACAACATCACGATGGATCTGAAATCCGGCAAGCTCCACGATCTCGTTATCGAGCCCGACGAGGAACTGCCTCGCCGCGGGGTCGACTTCGATCTCGACGACGCCGGTCGCTTTCTCGTTCCCGTCAACCGCGTTCAAGCGGTGAAAGACTACATCGTCGTCCAGCGCTAA